The nucleotide window CGGCGGCCCAGGTGTCCAAGCGCACGGCCTACCAGCACTTCACCGGCAAGGACGAACTCGTCGCCGAGTACCTGCGCCGGTTCGACCCCTCCGTTCTGTCCGGCGTGTTCGACCGCACCGACCTCACGCCCCGCGAACGGCTCCTCGCCGCCTTCGACATCCCCCCCACCACGCCCCTGTGCCCCTACATCGCCGCCGCCGTCGAACTCCACGATCCCCAGCACCCCGCATCCCAGTACGCACGCGACTACAAGAAGGCCGTCGCCGCGCGGCTCGCCGACACCGCCCGCGAGGCCGGCGCCGCCGACCCTGAACAGCTCGGCGAGCAGCTCGCGCTGCTCATCGACGGCGCCGCTGCCCGCACCCGGGTCCTCAACGCCGACGCCTTTCCCACCGCCGCCGCCATCGCCGCCGTCCTCATCGACAACGCCATCCCCGCCACAGCCGGCGATGACCGGCGACCGGAGGAAGTGTCAGGCTGACTTGGCACTCCCCGGCCGGGCTGGGGCATCAGGAGTGTCCGCCCGAGGAGGGCCACGGGGTTTGTTCCGCAGTCCTGAACGCTGCGCAACACCGGGTACGGGGCGGGGACCGCATACCGGGCCGGAGCGGTTGGCCGCGTTCCGTATCGCGAGACGGCCTTCCCGCGGTGGCTGGGCCGTGTGAGAATCCCTGCCATGCAGCGCCAGCTCATTATTAGCGGCAGCGTGCTGGCACCGAGTTGACCTGGGGGCGATCCCTCCCAGGCGGCCATCGCCCGCACGCAGACCTCTCGCATTTCGCGAGGGGTCTTTTTTTGTTTTGCCATCAGCGACCTGACACAGCGGCCTCACCAGGCCCAGCAGCCCAGGACAGGGAAAACCCGCCATGACCCATGACGCCTTTCATGTCTTCGACACCACCCTGCGCGACGGAGCACAGCGCGAGGGCATCAACCTCACGGTCACGGACAAGCTGGCCATCGCCCGGCATCTCGACGGCTTCGGCGTGGGATTCATCGAGGGCGGCTGGCCCGGAGCCAACCCGCGGGACACGGAGTTCTTCTCCCGCGCGCAGCAGGAGCTCACCTTCAAAAACGCACAGCTCGTCGCCTTCGGCGCGACCCGCCGTCCGGGCGCGCGAGCCGCCGATGACCCACAGGTCAAAGCGCTCCTCGACTCCGGCGCCCCCGTCATCACGCTGGTCGCCAAGTCGCACGGCCGACACGTCGAACTCGCCCTGCGCACGACCCTGGAGGAGAACCTGGAGATGGTCCGCGACACCGTCTCCTTCCTGCACGAGCAGGGGCGTCGGGTCTTCGTCGACTGCGAGCACTTCTTCGACGGCCACCAGGCCGACCCGGAGTACGCGAACTCGGTGGTCCGGGCCGCATCGGACGCCGGCGCCGAGGCCGTCGTCCTCTGCGACACCAAACGGCGGCCGCCTGCCCGCCCAGGTGCAGGCCGTCGTCTCCACCGTGCTCGCCGAAACCGGCGCCCGGCTCGGCATCCATGCCCAGGACGACACCGGCTGCGCCGTCGCCAACACCCTCGCCGCCGTCGACGCCGGCGCCACCCACGTCCAGTGCACCGCCAACGGCTACGGCGAGCGGGTCGGCAACGCCAACCTCTTCCCCGTCGTCGCCGCACTGGAGCTCAAGTACGGCATGAAGGTACTGCCCGAGGGCAGTCTGCGTCAGATGACCCGTGTCTCGCACGCCGTCGCCGAGATCGTGAACCTCCCACCCTCCACACACCAGCCGTACGTCGGTGTCTCCGCCTTCGCCCACAAGGCGGGACTGCACGCCTCCGCGATCAAGGTCGACCCCGACCTGTACCAGCACATCGCCCCCGAGCTGGTCGGCAACACCATGCGGGTGCTCGTCTCCGACATGGCGGGCCGCGCGTCAGCGGAGCTGAAGGCCAAGGAACTGGGTTACGACGTGTCCAACGACCACGAGTTTCTGTGGCGGCTCGTGGAGCGGATCAAGGAGCGCGAGCTCCAGGGCTACACCTACGAAGCGGCCGACGCCTCCTTCGAGCTATGGTGAACAGGTCGGCCAGCGCGTCCAGGTGGCGGCGGCGGAACCGGGAGATGGACCGGAAGCCCGGGGCCTGGTCGGCGGCCAGGAACCGGAACGCGACGTCGTCGGCGCACTTGCGCTCGATCGCCCGCGATGAGCGCACCCCGGTGGTGTAGCCGTAGATCAGCAACCGCAGCATCAGCCGCGGATCGTAGGGCGGATAGCCGCGCTTCTCGGTGTAGTCGGCCAGGACCGGCCCGAGGTCCAGCACCTCGTCGACCAGGTCGGCGACGAACCGGGCCAGGTGGTCCTCGGGCAGCCAGTCGTCCAGCGACGGCGGCAGCAGCAGGACCTGATGCGGATCGAACGCCCGAAACGTCTTGCCGACCGCCGCCGCAGGGCCCTGCGGCCGCTTCTTCTCGACCGGCTCGACCTCGAACAGCCCATCCCCACCACTCATACCGCCATCATCACGCATGAATGATGACGAACCACAGGCAGGGTGCCGGTTACTGAGACACGCTCCTAGCCCTACCGCCCGGTGTGCCAGTGCCTCCACCTGGACAGTGGTCGTAGCCGGCCCGGCTCCCGCCTCGGATACCGTGTTCCTCCACGGGGTGCCATAACGGATGTGACGCCCCCCACCGGAGGTAGTCAGCGTATGAGTTCAAAGCGCAGCAAGAATCCAGCCCTGCCCGTACTTGACGACGCATACCGACTCGCGTCGGTCAAGGACGCCGAAGAGTCCACCCGTGACTTGGCCGCGCGGCTGGCCACCACCGAACTGCGCCGCGTTTCCCACCCGGGCCGGGTCACCTGGGAGCCCACCGATCAGGCCGAGCCCGTACCGGTCCCGCCGACTGTGGTCGACGGTGACGGGGACCTGTGGCTGCGGGACCGGGGCACTGGCACCTGGACCATGCCCGAGTTCAACCCGAAGGAGTTCCCGGCCCGCTGTGGCGAGGTTCTGACGTGGAACCAGCTTGCCCGCGAGTTCGGCCCGCTTACCGCACTGGCCGACGACCGCCGCATCGGCGGCGGCCGGCGCTGACCGCGCAGCCTTCTGGGATGACCGCGCCCCTGAAGCGCCCGTTACGGGTAGCTGGGAGCTCCAGCTCACCGCCGAGCTCGACGATGGCGGCGAGCAGGTGAGCGTGGTGGTGGCGTGCGACGGCCTCGAGCAGCGTGGTGCGGGCCTGGCGCCACCCGATGCCCTCGGTGCGGCCGGCGTCGGTGGACCAGCCGGGTAGCGGTCGGCCTTCAGTTGCCGTGGTGAGCGCGCGGGCCCAGCTCGCCGATCGACTGCTGCCAGTCGGCCAACTGCCCGAGCAGGCCGCGCACCAGCTCGTCGACGGCGGCCGCCGGGCCGGCGCCGAAGGCCCGCGCTTCGGCGGCGGCCTCGGCGAGGACGTCTTCGTCCAGGTCCGCGCCGGAGGGCCACGACATCAGGGACGAGGACGTGGCCCGGCTCTCCCCGCTCAAGCACAAGAACCTGAAAGTCCTGGGCCGCTACAGCTTCACCGCCTCACCCCCACCGACCACTGACAACACCAACAGCCAGGATCAGCCGTTAACTTGACACACCCCCTGTGGGACGACACCGACTCCGACCTCACCATCGTCTTCACCGGCGGCAACGGCTGCTTCGAGATGCTGCAGGGCGAACCGATGCTGGAGTCCCGCGTCTACGCATGGCAGGAGATCGACCGCATGCCGCTGGACGAGGTCCTGGCCGTCGTCCCGGCCTTCCACCCCGCCCGGACGGACGCGGACACTGAACTGATCGCCTTGTGCGACCGGGAAGCGGCCCACGGGAACTTCCGGGCCTGGGCGAAGATCACCCACCACCTCACCGTCAGGATGAAAGAATCCGGACGCGC belongs to Streptomyces finlayi and includes:
- a CDS encoding TetR/AcrR family transcriptional regulator → MTELEKGPTGRRRGRGARERIISASQQLFREQGINRTGMDQLCAAAQVSKRTAYQHFTGKDELVAEYLRRFDPSVLSGVFDRTDLTPRERLLAAFDIPPTTPLCPYIAAAVELHDPQHPASQYARDYKKAVAARLADTAREAGAADPEQLGEQLALLIDGAAARTRVLNADAFPTAAAIAAVLIDNAIPATAGDDRRPEEVSG